One region of Wyeomyia smithii strain HCP4-BCI-WySm-NY-G18 chromosome 3, ASM2978416v1, whole genome shotgun sequence genomic DNA includes:
- the LOC129729183 gene encoding uncharacterized protein LOC129729183, with translation MSPAASSGSSKKAPALKSLYTKLKGQQTSFNNISRFVECFPEGTTASQITVRLERLDDLWEKISVSIYEIETHDDFTENEAFSKKRAEFENRFYDVKSLLLDRAKEFQEVSTVDQSVRLGETTIQGGMDHVRLPQIKLQQFDGNIDDWLSFRDLFCSLIHWKPDRPEVEKFHYLKGCLGGEAKALIDPLKITKPNYQIAWDTLTKRYETIEKEAGPISRQLTYARKGICL, from the coding sequence ATGTCACCAGCGGCATCATCTGGATCTAGCAAAAAGGCCCCTGCGTTGAAGTCGTTATATACGAAGCTTAAGGGACAACAAACGTCGTTCAATAACATTTCGCGATTTGTCGAATGCTTTCCGGAGGGCACCACTGCCAGTCAAATAACTGTGCGGCTTGAGCGTCTGGATGATTTGTGGGAGAAAATTAGCGTTTCTATCtacgagatcgagactcacgacgattttactgaaaatgaAGCGTTTTCGAAGAAGCGTGCCGAATTCGAGAACCGATTTTACGATGTCAAATCACTTTTGCTGGATAGGGCGAAGGAATTTCAGGAGGTATCCACTGTTGATCAATCGGTACGGCTAGGTGAAACAACAATTCAGGGTGGTATGGACCATGTCCGTTTACCACAAATCAAGCTACAGCAATTTGATGGGAACATAGACGACTGGTTAAGCTTTAGAGATTTGTTTTGTTCGCTCATACATTGGAAACCTGATAGGCCGGAAGTGGAAAAGTTTCACTATTTAAAGGGTTGTCTTGGAGGAGAGGCTAAGGCATTGATCGATCCGCTAAAGATAACTAAACCGAACTATCAGATTGCATGGGACACTTTGACGAAACGTTACGAAACTATTGAAAAGGAAGCAGGTCCAATCTCTCGTCAGCTTACCTACGCTAGGAAAGGAATCTGTCTCTGA
- the LOC129729182 gene encoding uncharacterized protein LOC129729182 — MPRYKDTNSSTDNKEGQATDQGAADATSKSTVCSNVAYGKPTNVLLATAVILVEDDMGSRYPARAILDSGHWSVCGKSEAAGTSNNQISSFIVQQTIEFFGVTKGDGRFTHNISSHNEMGVPRSRTRQVMVVAYVEKMFRQIKVDPADAPLQSILWRFDSREIETYELTTVTYGTKPAPFLATRTLKQLAQDERERYPLAAQAISEDVYMDDVISGADSLEAAYELRNQFNGLMASGGFLLRKSASNCSEVLKDIPQDNLALPNSEEIFWDQDETVKTLDLSWLPKTDKFKFQFNLPAIKPDEILTKRKILSTIASLFDPVGLLGATITVAKITLQRLWCLQDEHGNRLDWDAPVPFMVGEEWREYHKRLASLNDLRISRCVIIPGARAIEIHCFCDASEKAYGACMYIRSTDNQGKTSVCLFTAKSKVAPLRVQSLPRLELCGASLAAQMYEKAAEALNGSYRVYFWTDSTCVLTWINAIPTTWTTFVANKVAKIQRITENQTWNHVPGSCNPADLISRGIQPDTIHSNKLWWEGPGWLKEGVESWPLQDPTVKVTDVPEKRRSTVACTTVEEKSFSVWFISKFSSYTTMIRSAAYWRRLLVALHTKDKVENEFLSTEELKQAELVIVKHVQQETFHKEIAALATGKQIHRSSPLRWFNPIITEAGILRVGGRLNFSDVAYSTKHPIILPAKHVLTEIIMRHYHQINNDTLERQHLFAEIIGQQTYSACETSGENILKYQTV, encoded by the exons ATGCCTCGTTATAAGGATACTAATTCTTCTACTGACAATAAGGAGGGTCAGGCTACGGATCAAGGTGCAGCGGACGCAACATCAAAGAGCACGGTTTGCTCTAACGTGGCATACGGTAAGCCCACAAACGTACTACTTGCAACTGCAGTCATATTAGTCGAGGATGATATGGGCTCGCGTTACCCGGCTCGCGCAATACTGGACTCTGG GCATTGGTCAGTCTGCGGCAAGAGCGAAGCAGCGGGTACGAGCAATAATCAGATCTCGAGTTTCATCGTACAGCAAACCATTGAGTTTTTTGGTGTTACCAAGGGTGACGGTAGATTTACCCACAACATCAGTTCACACAACGAGATGGGAGTTCCCAGAAG CCGCACTCGTCAGGTGATGGTAGTGGCATACGTCGAAAAAATGTTTCGGCAGATTAAGGTGGACCCTGCCGATGCACCGCTGCAGAGCATACTGTGGAGATTCGATTCAAGAGAAATCGAGACGTACGAACTAACAACGGTGACGTATGGTACCAAACCGGCCCCGTTTCTGGCGACTCGTACGCTAAAACAACTAGCCCAGGATGAAAGGGAGAGATATCCTTTAGCAGCTCAGGCTATTTCTGAGGACGTTTATATGGATGACGTCATTTCAGGGGCAGACAGTCTCGAAGCAGCGTATGAATTGCGGAATCAATTTAATGGATTAATGGCCAGTGGGGGATTTTTGCTTCGAAAATCGGCATCCAACTGTTCGGAAGTTTTGAAGGACATACCGCAGGACAATTTAGCGCTTCCGAATTCCGAAGAGATTTTCTGGGATCAGGATGAGACGGTAAAAACCCTAGACTTGTCATGGCTTCCGAAAACGGATAAGttcaaatttcaattcaatttaccAGCAATCAAGCCAGATGAAATTCTTACGAAACGTAAAATTCTCTCCACAATTGCGAGCCTTTTCGATCCTGTGGGACTACTGGGGGCAACCATAACAGTTGCAAAGATAACGTTACAACGATTGTGGTGTCTACAAGACGAGCATGGAAATCGGTTGGACTGGGACGCACCAGTACCGTTCATGGTGGGTGAGGAATGGCGCGAGTACCACAAGCGATTAGCGTCATTGAACGATTTGCGTATTTCACGTTGTGTGATTATACCAGGAGCAAGGGCGATTGAAATTCATTGCTTCTGCGATGCGTCAGAGAAGGCTTATGGTGCCTGCATGTACATCCGCAGCACGGATAACCAGGGAAAAACGTCGGTGTGTCTCTTCACGGCTAAATCTAAGGTGGCGCCATTAAGAGTACAATCTTTGCCACGTTTAGAGCTCTGTGGTGCTTCACTTGCAGCTCAAATGTACGAAAAGGCAGCAGAGGCATTAAATGGATCCTACAGGGTTTATTTCTGGACCGATTCAACCTGTGTGCTGACCTGGATCAACGCTATTCCCACTACTTGGACTACATTTGTAGCGAATAAGGTCGCGAAAATACAACGCATTACAGAAAACCAAACATGGAACCATGTGCCAGGTAGTTGCAACCCAGCAGACCTAATATCCCGCGGAATACAACCGGATACGATTCACTCAAATAAGCTGTGGTGGGAAGGTCCGGGTTGGCTGAAGGAAGGGGTGGAGTCGTGGCCTCTTCAAGATCCAACGGTTAAGGTGACAGACGTACCAGAAAAGCGACGTAGCACAGTGGCGTGCACGACTGTAGAGGAGAAATCGTTTAGTGTTTggttcatttcaaaattttcatcatACACAACAATGATCAGGAGCGCGGCTTATTGGAGGCGGTTGTTAGTTGCATTACACACTAAGGATAAAGTGGAGAATGAGTTTTTATCGACGGAGGAGTTGAAGCAAGCTGAGTTGGTCATAGTTAAGCATGTTCAGCAGGAAACGTTCCATAAGGAAATAGCAGCACTGGCTACAGGAAAACAGATTCACCGCAGTTCACCGTTGCGTTGGTTTAACCCTATCATCACAGAGGCTGGAATACTTCGGGTGGGTGGACGATTAAACTTCTCAGATGTGGCATACAGCACGAAACATCCTATTATTCTTCCGGCAAAGCATGTGTTGACAGAGATTATCATGCGGCATTATCATCAG